In the genome of Thermodesulfobacteriota bacterium, the window GAGCGCCGCGTTGTTGAGCGCGCTGTGGAAGTGGGGGGTGGCGTAGGTGCCGTCGCCGCCGTAGTTCACGACGACCTGCTTGCTGCCCCGGGCGCGGATGGCGAAGGCGGACCCGGTGGCAATGACGTAGCCGGGGCCGATCATGCCGTCGGCTCCCATGAAGCCCACCGACTTGTCGGCGATGTGCATCTCCCCCGCGTACCCCTTGTTTAGCCCCGTGGCCCGGAACTCGTACTCCGCGGCCATCTTCTTTACTTCCACGCCCTTGGCGATCGCGTGGCCGGAGGGGCGGTGGGTGCTGTAGACGAGGTCCGCCTCCATCACCCCGCCCGTGTTCTTCAGGGCGGCGGAAACCCCCGTGGCCACCGCCTCCTGTCCGACGTAGAAGTGGTTGTAGCCGCGATAGCCGGGCTCGGTGAGCATCTTGTCCACGCAGGTGCGCTCGAACCAGCGGATGCGCTGGATCGTCGTGTACAGGTGGATCAGTTGCTCGTTGGTGAGATCCTTGGCCCAGAAACCGATCTCGCCGTTGGCCCAGGCGACCTTGCTGCCCAGCGAGATCGCCGCGCCGGCACCCGCCAGGGCCGCCAGAAAGCCGCGGCGGCTCGTCGGCAGTGTCCAGCCTCGGCCTTCTTCGCGGTCCTGCGTCTCCGATGGAGTCTTCGATTGCATTGTCATGACCTTCCTCCAGTGCGAGCCGGCCCGGGTGGCAACTCGGACGCTAGGGAACAGCCGGGTTCGGGTCCAAGCTGGACCGCACGCCGGACACGCTTCGGACTTGCGCAACGAGAGATCCGGCTCGACAGCACTTCGTACCGCTCTGCACCCGAAGTTGTTCACGAGATCACATGGCCTGGCGTGCACCCCGTCGTCAGACGCGCCAGACAGCCCATCCTCGCGTACCTTCCGAGGCCCTGGGTTGGAAAAGGTCTCGACCTGAGAAGGTACGGCGGCAGAAGACAAAAGGCCTCAAAGGGAAGAGTCACCCCTTGAGGCCTCGTATCGGCACTTTTTGGCGCTGCCGCTTCATGGCTGTCTCCAATGTCCATCGCTTGGAGAAGCTTGTTCCGTCGCGGGGATCGAATGCCGCCGAAGGGCTTGCAGCATCCAGGGGGCTCGTCGTAACCCCTCCACGTCCCCGGTCGACCTCCGGCACACCTCCTGTGGGTTTCTTCGTCGAGCCGTGACAATCGAACCCTAGTCCAGGGTTCCTATCCCGTCAAGGTTGTGGAATCTCGGCTGCGGAGGTACCGAGGCCGGTTCCTCGCAAGCGAGGGGCAGGTGGCAAGCTCCCAAAGCGCCGCCCCCCTTCGTCCTCGTGGCGAAGGGGGGCGGCGGAAGGCGCGGTGCAGTCGTTGGAGAGGACTTCCTACTGGCAGACCTGGTAGAGGAACGGATCGCACTCGCAGGCGCCCTCCGTGATGAGGCTGCCCCCCGGGCCCTGGCACACGCCGTCGACCATGGCGGTCTCCCCGCAGCGCCAGCAGCCCCCCGGACCGAAGGCGGTGCAGTAGACGTCGAACGTGCAGGCGCAGCAGACGGCACTCGGCTCGGGTTCCGGTTCGGGCTCGGGCTCGGGCTCGGGCTCGGGCTCGGGCTCGGGCGTGGTGCCCGGGGGCGGTCCGCTGTAGGACAGCGCGGGGGCCGTCACCTGCGGGGAGCTGTCCGTGACGCCCAGGTACACGGAACCGTAGGCCGTGCCGGTGATCGGGTCGGTGGCCACGATGGTGAGATCCGGGTCGGTCTCGCAGGGCGGGATCACCAGGAGGTAGGTGCCGCCTGCATCCGAGACACTGCTCGGCGAGATCCGGGGGTAGTCGGGGCACGCCGAAGCGCGCAGCTGCACCAGGTCCAGGGGCGACGCGGTGTCGGCGCTGTGCACCATGCCGCCGATGGAGAAGCCCCCGCCCGTGACGGAAGAGATGTGGGCGCCGATCTCTTCGTTGGCCGCGGCCGCACCGTTGTTCTTCACGTAGCCATAGAGCGCCAGGGCCAGGGACGCGGGCCCGGTGGGAGCGGCGCTGCCATAGAGAAAGCTGATGTTCCCGATGCCGGCCTGGGCATAGGCTGCAAGGAGGTCCCCGGCGCCGCTCTCCAGCAGGCGCTGCGCGTCGTCCTCG includes:
- a CDS encoding thiamine pyrophosphate-dependent dehydrogenase E1 component subunit alpha: MTMQSKTPSETQDREEGRGWTLPTSRRGFLAALAGAGAAISLGSKVAWANGEIGFWAKDLTNEQLIHLYTTIQRIRWFERTCVDKMLTEPGYRGYNHFYVGQEAVATGVSAALKNTGGVMEADLVYSTHRPSGHAIAKGVEVKKMAAEYEFRATGLNKGYAGEMHIADKSVGFMGADGMIGPGYVIATGSAFAIRARGSKQVVVNYGGDGTYATPHFHSALNNAALLNLPFIYVLENNLYHQYAHYSYSCPMKDIAIAAKTYGIPGVVVDGQDVIQVYNAAKQAVERARAGEGPTLIEAKTYRYYNHWGAPGAKPGELGAFGYDPLAITSFRPEREVRAWMARDPVDISRNTLIHWGVLDRAKADEIETAARAEMVEAFAWADKQPLGKPEDGLKHVFVEGTVLPRQFG